A genomic window from Flavobacterium azooxidireducens includes:
- a CDS encoding PH domain-containing protein, translating into MPSFDFSQPQKQSVKGIAIMFADTLQGIIRSLWVPLLLIIYRFDWDKLLFFVIGLVVLLLVIGVIAYLKYINFTFFLDESKEEFVIQKGVISKNKITIQLDKIQQVNINQSVIQKLVGVYSVDIDTAGSDKKEASIRAVDNEVALHLKNKLLSFEKNTEGISAEEESIEPNQPFLKIGLLTLLKVGLTSNYGRSIAIIIGFIGSLYGGFQDVVTSFEVDEDEVNGLVDQGLGYFSISFFLMAILILVLLINLVRTVVKFFDYQMVVQRKALAINFGLFAKKNTLLKPSKVQITTYSQNFFQRKLNLIDLKLKQASSSDVVDEEGKRSNAIEVPGCSKAEKDEILKMILSKLPTTEQVFKPNFRYLIKAIGLGIIVPCIIFICLGLFVYEPLQHYFPLLLAYILMVGIIVFFQFRNYRLQLSKDFIVIKSNAWDVEHQLIEPFKIQGITTKQYLWHKRSDIAHLTFHTAAGDLKFKFADYSSLKPWINYWLYEVERADRNWM; encoded by the coding sequence ATGCCATCATTCGATTTTAGTCAGCCACAAAAGCAGTCTGTCAAAGGAATTGCAATTATGTTTGCCGATACGTTGCAAGGCATTATTCGAAGTCTTTGGGTACCACTTTTATTAATCATCTACCGATTTGATTGGGATAAATTACTTTTTTTCGTCATTGGTTTGGTCGTTTTGTTGCTTGTGATTGGCGTCATCGCTTATCTAAAATACATCAATTTTACTTTTTTCTTAGATGAATCTAAAGAGGAATTTGTGATTCAGAAAGGCGTGATTTCTAAAAACAAGATTACCATTCAGTTGGATAAAATTCAACAAGTGAATATTAATCAATCGGTTATTCAAAAATTGGTTGGTGTGTATAGTGTGGATATTGATACGGCAGGTAGCGACAAAAAGGAAGCTAGTATTCGTGCTGTGGATAACGAAGTGGCGTTGCATTTGAAAAATAAATTGCTCTCTTTTGAGAAAAATACAGAAGGAATTTCCGCCGAAGAAGAAAGTATCGAACCGAATCAACCTTTCTTAAAAATTGGTTTATTAACGCTTTTGAAGGTGGGATTGACTTCCAACTACGGAAGAAGTATTGCCATCATCATCGGTTTTATTGGTTCGCTGTATGGCGGTTTTCAAGATGTGGTTACCTCATTTGAAGTCGATGAAGACGAGGTCAACGGTTTAGTCGATCAAGGTTTAGGTTATTTTTCAATCTCCTTTTTTTTAATGGCGATTTTGATTTTGGTGCTTTTGATTAATTTAGTTCGAACGGTCGTTAAATTTTTCGATTATCAAATGGTGGTTCAACGAAAAGCATTGGCGATTAATTTCGGATTATTTGCGAAGAAGAATACCTTATTAAAACCGTCAAAAGTTCAAATTACGACATATAGCCAGAATTTTTTTCAGCGAAAGCTTAATTTAATCGATTTAAAATTAAAACAAGCTTCGTCCTCTGATGTGGTGGATGAAGAAGGAAAAAGAAGCAATGCCATTGAAGTTCCGGGTTGCAGCAAAGCTGAGAAGGACGAGATTTTAAAAATGATTTTGAGCAAATTGCCTACAACTGAACAAGTTTTTAAACCTAACTTTCGCTATTTGATTAAAGCAATTGGGTTAGGAATAATCGTGCCTTGCATAATTTTTATTTGTTTGGGATTGTTTGTGTACGAACCACTTCAGCATTATTTTCCGTTGCTTTTGGCGTATATTTTAATGGTGGGCATCATCGTATTTTTTCAATTTAGAAATTACCGATTACAGCTCAGCAAAGATTTTATTGTGATAAAAAGCAATGCGTGGGATGTTGAACATCAATTAATCGAACCGTTTAAAATTCAAGGGATTACCACTAAACAATACCTTTGGCACAAGCGTTCAGATATTGCTCACCTCACGTTCCATACGGCCGCAGGTGATTTGAAGTTCAAATTTGCAGACTATTCTTCGTTAAAACCGTGGATTAACTATTGGTTGTATGAAGTTGAACGAGCCGATCGAAATTGGATGTAA
- a CDS encoding o-succinylbenzoate synthase, protein MKASYQKYILDFKRPSGTSRGVLTQKETWFIILEKEGKKGIGECGILRTLSIDDRPDYEEKLKWVCQNIHLGVNELCENLIEFPSIQFGIEMAFLSLESKNPFELFPSEFTSGQKNMEINGLVWMGEESFMKAQIEEKLAQGFRCIKLKIGAIDFEKELGLLRYIRQHFDEKTIEIRVDANGAFASNEALGKLRQLSDFKLHSIEQPIAKNHTDRMAELCEITPLPIALDEELIGVFLLEEKRQLLEKIKPQFIILKPSLVGGFRGTQEWIDVAESLEIDWWITSALESNIGLNAIAQWTFTLQNPMPQGLGTGGLYTNNFDCPLEVTDGKLNYNPSLNWDVSKLKF, encoded by the coding sequence TTGAAAGCTTCTTACCAGAAATATATTTTAGACTTCAAAAGACCTTCCGGTACTTCGAGAGGCGTTTTAACCCAAAAAGAAACTTGGTTTATCATTTTAGAAAAAGAGGGTAAAAAAGGAATAGGCGAGTGTGGCATTTTGCGAACCTTAAGCATTGATGATCGACCCGATTATGAAGAAAAATTAAAATGGGTTTGTCAAAATATTCATTTGGGAGTTAATGAACTTTGTGAAAACTTAATCGAATTTCCATCGATTCAATTTGGAATTGAAATGGCTTTTTTATCGTTAGAAAGTAAAAATCCGTTTGAATTATTTCCATCTGAATTTACTTCCGGCCAAAAAAATATGGAAATTAATGGATTGGTTTGGATGGGTGAGGAGTCGTTTATGAAGGCTCAAATCGAAGAAAAATTAGCACAAGGTTTTCGTTGTATAAAATTGAAAATTGGAGCTATTGATTTTGAAAAAGAACTAGGATTGTTGCGTTATATTCGTCAACATTTTGATGAAAAAACGATTGAAATTAGAGTCGATGCCAATGGTGCTTTTGCTTCAAATGAAGCTTTAGGTAAATTGCGTCAATTATCTGATTTTAAACTACATAGCATTGAACAACCTATTGCAAAAAACCATACTGACAGGATGGCAGAACTGTGTGAAATCACCCCTTTACCTATTGCTTTGGACGAAGAACTGATTGGTGTATTTTTATTGGAAGAAAAAAGGCAATTACTTGAAAAAATTAAGCCTCAATTCATCATTTTGAAGCCGAGTTTGGTCGGTGGTTTTCGAGGAACACAAGAGTGGATTGATGTTGCCGAATCACTTGAAATCGATTGGTGGATCACATCTGCTCTAGAAAGCAATATCGGTTTGAATGCGATTGCTCAATGGACGTTTACGCTTCAAAATCCGATGCCGCAAGGTTTGGGTACAGGAGGACTTTATACCAACAATTTTGATTGTCCGCTGGAAGTTACAGATGGAAAATTAAATTATAATCCTTCTCTGAATTGGGATGTGAGTAAACTTAAATTTTAG
- the menA gene encoding 1,4-dihydroxy-2-naphthoate octaprenyltransferase, which produces MKHWIEAARVRTLPLSVSGILVGSFYALSKPTENVLTPTQVFSWSIFGLLMLTTIGLQVLSNFANDYGDGVKGTDNEDRIGPKRALQSGVISPTAMKRAIVITAILTFLSAVLLIYTAFGLEYLYYSIFFLLLGIIAIASAIRYTVGKSAYGYKGYGDIFVFVFFGLVSTYGSYFMFSKVIDWYLLLPAIAIGFLSVGVLNLNNMRDEFSDKKAGKNTIVVKIGGAKARQYHYFLVITAMVLLLVFGILQHFAIDQYIYLIVFLPIISHLLRVSRTQNPADLDPELKRLAISTFMVSLLLSLCLIYFISDIIV; this is translated from the coding sequence ATGAAGCATTGGATTGAAGCCGCTAGAGTTAGAACTTTACCACTCTCGGTATCCGGAATTTTGGTAGGAAGTTTTTACGCTTTATCTAAACCAACCGAAAATGTACTTACACCAACACAAGTTTTTAGTTGGTCTATTTTTGGGTTATTAATGTTAACAACCATTGGTTTGCAAGTGCTCTCCAATTTTGCCAATGATTATGGCGATGGCGTAAAAGGTACCGATAACGAAGACCGAATTGGTCCAAAACGAGCGTTACAAAGTGGAGTCATTTCGCCTACTGCTATGAAAAGAGCAATTGTTATTACCGCCATCTTAACCTTTTTATCGGCAGTTTTATTGATTTACACGGCTTTCGGTTTAGAATATTTATATTATTCCATTTTCTTTTTACTGTTAGGAATTATAGCCATTGCTTCGGCTATTCGCTATACGGTTGGAAAAAGTGCTTATGGCTACAAAGGATACGGCGATATTTTTGTGTTTGTCTTTTTCGGATTAGTGAGTACGTATGGTTCGTATTTTATGTTTTCTAAAGTGATTGATTGGTATTTGTTATTACCGGCAATTGCCATCGGATTTTTAAGCGTTGGTGTGCTCAATTTGAACAATATGCGGGATGAGTTTTCGGATAAAAAAGCCGGAAAGAATACAATTGTAGTAAAAATTGGTGGAGCAAAAGCTAGACAGTATCATTATTTCTTAGTGATTACAGCGATGGTTTTATTGTTGGTTTTTGGTATTTTACAACATTTCGCCATCGATCAGTACATTTATTTGATTGTTTTTCTTCCGATAATTAGCCACTTACTTCGCGTAAGCAGAACACAAAATCCGGCTGATTTAGATCCGGAATTGAAACGTTTGGCCATTAGTACTTTTATGGTTTCACTACTGTTGTCGCTGTGTTTGATTTATTTTATTTCTGATATAATTGTATAA
- a CDS encoding peptidoglycan DD-metalloendopeptidase family protein, with protein sequence MNSVQAILSQQSDVRVIDTSIPYTDYVPLDLSVNSKELIEYKPKTADEYEVFITDYLSKKQGRVAYGGYLEKRNLYERSSIFNSSQAVERNIHIGLDLWVNAHTPVLAALDGVIHSFNNNNNLGDYGPTIILKHMLNKYKFYSLYGHLSLESLDLLEIGQIVKKGKQIATLGDASVNGDYAPHLHFQIIQDIQDYIGDYPGVCSENDLEFYKMNCPNPNLLLKI encoded by the coding sequence ATGAATTCAGTACAAGCCATTTTATCCCAACAAAGTGATGTGAGAGTTATTGACACCTCTATCCCTTATACTGATTATGTTCCTTTGGATTTGTCTGTCAATTCTAAAGAATTAATAGAATACAAACCTAAAACAGCTGATGAATATGAAGTTTTTATAACGGATTATTTATCTAAAAAACAAGGTCGTGTAGCCTATGGAGGTTATTTAGAAAAACGGAATTTATACGAAAGAAGTTCAATTTTTAATTCTTCTCAAGCTGTAGAAAGAAACATTCACATTGGTTTAGATTTGTGGGTTAATGCTCACACACCTGTTTTAGCCGCTCTAGATGGAGTTATACATAGTTTCAACAATAACAACAACTTAGGTGATTATGGCCCAACCATCATTCTAAAACATATGTTAAATAAATATAAATTTTATTCCCTTTACGGACATCTTTCGTTAGAAAGTTTAGATTTGCTGGAGATTGGTCAAATAGTCAAAAAAGGTAAGCAAATAGCTACTTTAGGCGATGCTTCAGTTAACGGCGACTATGCTCCACACTTACATTTTCAAATCATTCAAGATATTCAAGATTACATTGGCGACTATCCGGGAGTGTGTAGTGAAAATGATCTTGAGTTTTATAAAATGAATTGCCCAAATCCAAATTTATTATTAAAAATCTAG
- a CDS encoding PH domain-containing protein translates to MEEFTNSTVSFDSLPKFEAVPFQPLNKNYLNVVYISNAIFSLVLAVGLTLFIIFNETVRQNVILWISILVLLIALLFWTSNISFRKKGYALREKDILFRKGILSTTTTVIPFNRIQHVALYEGVFSRMYQLSELQVYTAGGSSSDLHIPGLPKEEAESIKSFLLNKITVLEKESVELTSKLEETSSEDIQFEHQSAKLPESDSENETTN, encoded by the coding sequence TTGGAAGAATTTACAAATTCAACGGTTTCATTTGATTCGTTGCCAAAATTTGAAGCAGTTCCGTTTCAACCACTAAATAAAAATTATTTGAACGTGGTTTATATCAGCAATGCTATTTTTTCATTGGTATTGGCTGTTGGACTTACATTATTTATAATTTTTAATGAAACAGTTCGGCAAAATGTAATCCTTTGGATTTCTATTCTTGTTCTACTAATTGCCCTTTTGTTTTGGACGTCTAACATCAGTTTCAGAAAAAAAGGATATGCTCTTCGGGAGAAAGATATTTTGTTTCGGAAGGGAATTTTATCAACGACTACGACGGTGATTCCGTTTAACAGAATACAGCATGTGGCTTTATACGAAGGTGTTTTTTCGAGAATGTATCAATTGAGTGAATTGCAGGTTTACACGGCAGGCGGAAGCAGCAGCGACTTACATATCCCGGGTTTGCCGAAAGAAGAAGCCGAAAGCATCAAATCGTTTTTATTGAATAAAATTACTGTGTTGGAGAAAGAATCGGTTGAATTGACTTCAAAATTGGAAGAAACTTCTTCAGAAGATATTCAATTTGAACATCAATCAGCTAAATTACCCGAATCAGACTCAGAAAACGAAACTACAAACTAA
- a CDS encoding gliding motility-associated C-terminal domain-containing protein, producing the protein MKSQLQSYLKFILTLYIVTSTLSSNLSAQNLLNNGDFESGGSGVGFFVHDYTLINPLNGTSSPGQYARTTNPSLMNSNFISGGDHTTGTGNMLVYDGSTTANRFFWTTSDTGGAIGGFTVGTSYVFSYWIKSVSNEVTSNTTRANIGAFFVGVNNISPPNLSKLAPLPEEGWQKVSYSFVATAPAILVRLRTLNAGALGNDFAVDDFVIEEGSLPLEGSFTFINPTCPTSTDASITVSVVGGSLPYGNFNLTGPVTLSNTTGIFSNLPQGTYTISIIDSSGEEYSVSNIVLSAPNDLIISEPATICEGETTQLTVSGGINSYTWTANPPDSSITDPNAATQNVSPLVTTTYTVTSGVEISPTNLVFNGDFTLGNVGFTTDYTQVADPNPFGVQSSYDIVQNPNAWFAPFASCGDHTTGDGNLMVFDGSTDPTGTIRVWCNEDLINVEPNTDYTFSYYIASVAPENPASMVVEINGVSLGAALDAPSTTCLWTLHSFSWNSGSSTTAAICIFNLEFANNGNDFALDDISLAETVTCLYEKSVTITVNPQVIPEFTAVNPICIGDTLTALPTTSLNGIEGSWTPALNNTATTTYTFIPTDISGCIASVPLTIQVLPLTTPVFQPINSICSGELLNPLPTVSQEGITGSWSPELNNNVTTTYTFTPADGQCALPTQTTITVNAAPQFSISQGCVGSIYTLSGVVESIAENTTYVWYNSSDVQIGTNDSVTISSGGDYRLVVTQNGCSSEQSLNVISTICSIQKGISPNNDGLNDSFDLSSYDVTDLQIFNRYGVSVYNKANYRNEWFGQCNKGNELPDGTYYYVINFENIETKTGWIYINKAY; encoded by the coding sequence ATGAAATCACAATTACAATCTTATTTGAAATTTATTTTGACATTATATATTGTTACATCAACATTAAGTTCGAATCTGTCTGCTCAAAACTTATTAAATAATGGTGATTTTGAATCCGGTGGAAGTGGAGTTGGGTTTTTTGTGCATGATTATACCTTAATTAATCCCTTGAACGGAACAAGTAGTCCGGGACAATATGCGAGAACGACCAATCCATCATTAATGAACTCTAACTTTATTTCAGGAGGAGACCATACAACCGGAACCGGAAATATGTTGGTTTATGACGGATCAACTACAGCAAATCGATTTTTCTGGACAACAAGTGATACAGGAGGAGCCATTGGTGGATTTACTGTGGGAACCAGCTATGTATTTAGCTATTGGATTAAATCTGTTTCTAACGAAGTGACAAGCAATACCACCCGAGCAAATATTGGAGCTTTTTTTGTAGGTGTAAACAATATTAGCCCACCTAATTTAAGCAAACTTGCTCCTCTGCCTGAAGAAGGTTGGCAAAAAGTGAGTTATTCTTTTGTTGCAACAGCTCCTGCTATATTAGTTAGACTAAGAACACTCAACGCTGGTGCTTTAGGAAATGATTTTGCAGTAGACGATTTTGTTATCGAAGAAGGATCTTTACCTTTAGAAGGATCATTTACATTTATTAATCCAACTTGTCCAACTTCAACAGATGCTTCCATTACAGTTTCAGTAGTGGGCGGTTCTTTACCTTATGGAAATTTCAATTTAACCGGACCTGTTACACTTTCAAATACCACTGGAATATTTTCTAATTTACCACAAGGGACATATACTATTTCGATAATTGACAGCAGTGGTGAGGAATACAGTGTTAGTAATATTGTTTTATCTGCTCCAAACGATTTAATCATTAGTGAACCCGCTACAATTTGTGAAGGTGAAACTACCCAATTAACAGTAAGTGGTGGTATCAATTCCTATACATGGACAGCTAATCCACCGGATAGTTCTATTACTGATCCAAATGCTGCTACGCAGAACGTTAGTCCGCTGGTTACTACAACTTATACTGTTACTTCAGGTGTTGAAATATCTCCTACAAATCTGGTTTTTAATGGTGATTTCACATTGGGAAATGTAGGATTTACAACCGATTATACGCAAGTGGCCGACCCAAATCCGTTTGGAGTTCAGTCGTCTTATGATATTGTTCAAAATCCAAATGCTTGGTTTGCACCGTTTGCTTCGTGTGGCGATCATACCACAGGAGATGGAAATTTAATGGTCTTTGATGGTTCTACAGACCCAACGGGAACTATTCGAGTATGGTGTAATGAAGATTTAATTAATGTTGAACCCAATACAGATTACACTTTTTCTTATTACATCGCTTCTGTTGCACCGGAAAATCCGGCTTCGATGGTTGTTGAGATCAATGGTGTTTCGCTAGGTGCTGCTTTGGATGCTCCTTCAACTACTTGCTTATGGACATTGCATTCGTTTTCATGGAACTCCGGTTCATCTACAACAGCAGCCATATGTATTTTTAATTTAGAATTTGCTAATAATGGAAATGACTTTGCTTTGGATGATATTTCCCTTGCTGAAACTGTAACTTGTTTGTATGAAAAAAGTGTTACAATTACAGTTAATCCACAAGTTATTCCAGAATTTACTGCTGTTAACCCAATTTGTATTGGTGATACCTTAACGGCATTACCAACGACTTCTTTAAACGGAATTGAAGGAAGTTGGACTCCTGCTTTGAATAATACTGCTACAACAACCTATACATTTATACCAACTGATATTAGCGGATGTATAGCCAGCGTGCCATTAACCATTCAAGTATTACCATTAACGACTCCGGTTTTTCAACCAATAAACTCAATTTGCTCGGGAGAACTACTCAATCCTTTGCCAACTGTTTCACAAGAAGGAATTACAGGTTCTTGGTCTCCGGAATTAAACAATAATGTAACCACAACTTATACTTTTACACCTGCAGATGGTCAGTGTGCCTTACCAACGCAAACAACCATTACTGTTAATGCTGCTCCCCAGTTTTCTATTTCACAAGGTTGTGTAGGTTCGATTTACACACTTAGTGGTGTGGTTGAATCAATCGCTGAAAATACGACCTATGTTTGGTATAACTCTTCGGATGTTCAGATAGGAACAAATGATTCGGTTACCATTTCTTCAGGAGGAGATTATCGTTTAGTGGTGACACAAAATGGATGTAGTAGTGAACAAAGTTTGAATGTAATTAGTACGATTTGTAGCATCCAAAAAGGAATATCACCCAATAATGACGGACTAAATGACAGTTTTGACCTTTCTTCTTATGACGTAACAGATTTGCAGATTTTTAATCGATATGGAGTTTCTGTTTACAACAAAGCAAATTATAGAAATGAATGGTTTGGTCAATGTAACAAAGGAAATGAATTGCCTGATGGAACCTATTATTATGTCATCAATTTTGAAAATATTGAAACAAAAACAGGTTGGATTTACATTAACAAGGCATACTAA
- a CDS encoding lactonase family protein translates to MYSRITFFLIAFFCCINVFAQNTYVFFGSYNKDKASEGIYVYELDTLNGNLAKITSVKDVFNPSFITLSPDGKYIYSCTDTRLPEGTLSSYAFDSKSKTLNFVNTQKSGGVNPVFLATDKSGKWLVNANYSDGSVAVFPLSDNGVIKPFVQNYKYTEGSINPNRQESSHVHAVVFSPDFDYLFFPDLGSDGIRTYQFDAENKEPLQPAEVPFTKTTLGGGPRHLTFHPNKKNAYLIEELSGTITVFDYQDGKFTEKQRIATHPEHIKEGFQSSDVHISPDGKFLYASNRGEENNIATFSIDESGKLTNIDYTLTGGEHPRVFGLDESGKFLIVTNSISGNAFVFMRNEKTGKLTKVGQEVKINGVSCVKIKRYPN, encoded by the coding sequence ATGTATTCAAGAATAACATTTTTTCTAATTGCTTTTTTTTGTTGTATAAATGTATTTGCCCAAAATACGTATGTTTTTTTTGGTTCATATAACAAAGACAAAGCGTCAGAAGGAATTTATGTATATGAATTGGATACTCTAAATGGTAATTTAGCAAAAATTACTTCTGTGAAAGATGTGTTTAATCCATCCTTTATCACGCTTTCTCCGGACGGAAAATACATTTATTCCTGCACAGATACTCGATTACCCGAAGGAACGTTGAGCAGTTATGCGTTTGATTCGAAATCAAAAACTTTGAATTTTGTAAATACACAAAAAAGTGGCGGAGTCAATCCGGTTTTTCTTGCAACGGATAAAAGCGGAAAATGGTTGGTTAATGCTAATTATAGTGATGGAAGTGTGGCTGTTTTTCCACTTTCAGATAATGGTGTGATTAAACCATTTGTACAAAATTACAAATATACCGAAGGAAGCATAAACCCGAATCGTCAAGAAAGTTCGCACGTTCACGCAGTGGTTTTTTCGCCCGATTTTGATTATTTATTTTTTCCTGATTTAGGTTCGGATGGAATTCGTACCTATCAATTTGATGCAGAAAATAAAGAGCCTTTGCAACCTGCGGAAGTTCCTTTTACAAAAACAACATTAGGTGGTGGTCCAAGACATTTGACATTTCATCCCAATAAAAAAAATGCCTATTTAATTGAAGAACTTTCCGGAACCATCACAGTTTTTGATTATCAAGACGGAAAATTTACTGAAAAACAGCGAATTGCGACGCATCCTGAACACATCAAGGAAGGTTTTCAAAGTTCCGATGTGCATATTTCTCCCGATGGAAAATTTTTGTACGCAAGTAATCGGGGAGAAGAAAATAACATAGCTACTTTTTCAATTGATGAAAGTGGTAAACTGACCAACATTGATTACACACTCACCGGCGGCGAACATCCTCGAGTGTTTGGTTTGGATGAAAGTGGGAAGTTCTTGATTGTAACCAATTCCATCAGCGGAAATGCTTTTGTTTTTATGCGAAATGAAAAAACGGGTAAGCTAACCAAAGTGGGACAGGAAGTTAAAATCAATGGCGTTTCTTGTGTGAAAATCAAACGTTATCCTAACTAA
- a CDS encoding nuclear transport factor 2 family protein → MIHTTHNILLKFYDSFSKLDAKSMSECYHPDATFSDPAFGELNREEVCAMWKMLIERSKGNLTIEFSDLKSSKKSGKAKWIATYYFSKTNRKVINEINAKFKFQDGLIIKHTDSFSLWKWSGMALGLKGYLLGWTPFMQNKIREQAKDSLNKYLAK, encoded by the coding sequence ATGATACATACAACCCATAATATCCTACTTAAATTCTATGATTCTTTTAGCAAACTCGACGCCAAATCAATGTCTGAATGTTATCATCCGGATGCCACTTTTTCTGATCCTGCTTTTGGAGAACTCAATCGTGAGGAAGTTTGTGCGATGTGGAAAATGCTAATCGAACGAAGCAAAGGAAACTTAACCATCGAATTTTCTGATTTAAAAAGTTCTAAAAAAAGTGGCAAAGCCAAATGGATTGCTACTTATTATTTTAGCAAAACTAATCGAAAAGTGATTAACGAAATCAATGCTAAATTCAAATTTCAAGATGGTTTAATCATCAAACACACCGATTCTTTCAGTTTATGGAAATGGAGCGGAATGGCATTGGGTTTAAAAGGCTATTTATTGGGCTGGACACCTTTTATGCAAAATAAAATTAGAGAACAAGCTAAAGATTCGTTGAATAAATACTTAGCAAAATAA
- a CDS encoding metal-dependent hydrolase, translating to MKITFYGHSSLGIEVNGKHILVDPFISGNPKASHIDIHSLKADFILLTHAHQDHILDVEAIAKRTNAVIVSNYEIATYYGNKGFQNHPMNHGGSWDFEFGKVKYVNAIHSSSFPDGTYGGNPGGFVIEGEHKNIYIAGDTALTMDMKLIPLRTKLDLAILPIGSNFTMDVEDAITAAEFVECDKVLGVHYDTFGYIEINHEEAIKKFFNSGKDLMLLEIGGFLEL from the coding sequence ATGAAAATTACATTTTACGGTCACTCTTCACTTGGAATTGAAGTGAATGGAAAACATATTTTAGTAGATCCGTTTATTTCAGGAAATCCAAAGGCTTCTCATATTGATATTCATTCGTTGAAAGCTGATTTTATACTGTTGACACATGCTCACCAAGATCATATTTTGGACGTGGAGGCCATTGCTAAACGCACCAATGCAGTAATTGTGTCCAATTATGAAATTGCTACCTATTACGGAAATAAAGGCTTTCAAAACCATCCGATGAATCACGGCGGAAGTTGGGATTTTGAGTTTGGTAAGGTAAAATATGTCAACGCCATTCATTCCAGTTCTTTCCCTGACGGAACGTATGGTGGAAATCCGGGCGGATTTGTGATTGAAGGTGAACATAAAAATATCTACATTGCTGGCGATACGGCGTTGACGATGGATATGAAGTTAATCCCGCTTCGTACGAAGTTGGATTTAGCGATTCTTCCCATCGGAAGCAATTTCACCATGGATGTTGAAGATGCAATCACTGCTGCAGAATTTGTGGAATGTGATAAAGTGTTAGGCGTTCATTATGATACGTTCGGTTATATCGAAATCAATCACGAAGAAGCGATTAAAAAATTCTTTAACAGCGGAAAAGATTTGATGTTGTTAGAAATTGGTGGATTTTTAGAATTATAA